One genomic region from Sphingomonas paeninsulae encodes:
- the rpsU gene encoding 30S ribosomal protein S21, whose translation MQIIVRDNNVDQALRALKKKLQREGVYREMKLRRHYEKPSEKRARERAAAVRRARKLERKRAERDGVR comes from the coding sequence ATGCAAATCATCGTGCGCGACAACAATGTCGACCAGGCGCTGCGGGCGCTCAAGAAGAAACTGCAGCGCGAAGGCGTGTATCGTGAGATGAAGCTTCGTCGTCATTACGAAAAGCCATCGGAAAAGCGTGCGCGCGAGCGTGCCGCTGCTGTCCGTCGTGCTCGTAAGCTTGAGCGTAAGCGCGCCGAGCGCGACGGCGTTCGGTAA
- a CDS encoding FKBP-type peptidyl-prolyl cis-trans isomerase — translation MSEITAVPLRPVKKGTMTRLWIGVAAAVAIAGGFAWAGTSKVVATTGTAEQFLSWHQGRAGVTTTASGLQYEIVKKGTGPTPTDADVVLVNYNGSLRDGSVFDKAERAPFPVTGVVPGFSEALKLMNRGAKYRFWIPPALGYGETSPDPKLPAHSVLVFDVELIDFKNAAEVQAQMQQMQMQQAQGGAVPGMPGGPPPGH, via the coding sequence ATGTCCGAAATCACCGCCGTGCCGCTTCGCCCCGTTAAAAAGGGTACCATGACGCGGCTGTGGATCGGAGTTGCGGCGGCAGTTGCCATCGCTGGTGGCTTTGCCTGGGCGGGTACGTCGAAGGTCGTCGCGACCACCGGCACCGCCGAACAGTTCCTTAGCTGGCATCAGGGACGCGCAGGCGTCACCACGACAGCTTCGGGACTGCAGTACGAAATCGTGAAGAAGGGCACCGGCCCCACGCCGACCGATGCCGATGTCGTGCTGGTGAACTATAATGGTTCGTTGCGTGACGGTTCGGTCTTCGACAAGGCCGAGCGCGCGCCTTTCCCGGTGACGGGCGTCGTTCCAGGCTTTTCCGAAGCGCTGAAGCTGATGAACCGGGGCGCGAAATATCGTTTCTGGATTCCACCGGCGCTTGGTTACGGTGAAACATCCCCTGATCCAAAGCTGCCCGCCCATTCGGTGCTGGTGTTCGATGTCGAACTGATCGATTTCAAGAATGCCGCCGAAGTTCAGGCGCAGATGCAGCAGATGCAAATGCAGCAGGCTCAGGGTGGAGCAGTCCCCGGAATGCCGGGTGGACCTCCTCCGGGACATTGA
- a CDS encoding MarR family winged helix-turn-helix transcriptional regulator yields the protein MTNRDFNRDAGSKALGARLRRLSEQIDRDATRIYAVRGIDFEQRWFGPLNQIVRNGPLAIGEIAARLGITHVSVSQAMRSLEAAGIVVSRPDAFDGRRRVLSLTPDGQALVHSLAPLWAAFDTAAAELNEEAGDVVKLLDRLDDALTRASLFDRISGLLGPDFGR from the coding sequence ATGACCAATCGTGATTTTAATCGCGACGCGGGCAGTAAGGCTTTAGGCGCGCGGCTAAGACGGTTATCTGAGCAGATAGATCGGGATGCGACGCGGATTTATGCTGTTCGTGGGATAGATTTCGAACAGCGCTGGTTCGGTCCCCTTAATCAGATCGTTCGGAACGGCCCGCTGGCGATCGGCGAAATCGCGGCGAGGCTGGGTATCACTCATGTGTCTGTCAGCCAGGCTATGCGTTCGTTGGAGGCGGCTGGGATCGTCGTGTCGCGACCCGACGCCTTCGATGGCCGCCGACGTGTGCTATCGCTTACACCTGATGGTCAGGCGCTTGTGCACAGCCTCGCGCCGCTGTGGGCAGCATTCGACACGGCAGCCGCAGAGTTGAATGAGGAAGCCGGCGATGTGGTCAAACTGCTTGATCGCCTCGACGATGCATTGACGCGAGCGTCGCTATTCGATCGGATTTCAGGATTACTTGGGCCGGACTTTGGACGTTGA
- a CDS encoding S41 family peptidase — MTGFLAIPLMFAMAMPTVSVETLAVSCADLRPTVEAIAVILESRYVLPARGAEGATRLRAAARRGDVSHICGDGPAKAAALTRATRGVLNDLHLRVAFGAPESSEPPAKPDVDALVDNLGIEDVSRLPGGIGYIRLSTWAPIAWAEPRLANAFALLRDSTGLIIDVRGNPGGDGDTVNLVERTFLPIGAPSTLRAFDRAGKPAKWEESKEPEWPRFPLDMPLIVLINRESASGSEALAFSLREERRATIIGTRSAGAAHVLRDAVSLPGGFALYIPQYRYEGRLSHTDWEGVGVQPDIEAGPKDAKMLAWEFLRKNQDGAKK; from the coding sequence TTGACCGGCTTCCTTGCAATTCCATTGATGTTCGCAATGGCTATGCCAACTGTGTCAGTTGAGACGTTGGCGGTATCGTGCGCCGATCTCCGCCCGACGGTCGAGGCGATCGCCGTGATATTGGAAAGTCGATATGTTCTGCCTGCACGCGGAGCGGAAGGGGCAACCCGGCTTCGGGCTGCCGCGCGTCGTGGTGATGTCTCGCATATCTGTGGCGACGGTCCTGCCAAAGCGGCTGCATTGACCCGCGCCACGCGTGGTGTGCTGAACGATCTTCATCTCCGTGTTGCATTCGGCGCTCCTGAGTCTAGCGAGCCACCGGCCAAACCTGATGTCGATGCCCTTGTGGATAATCTGGGCATTGAGGATGTCAGCAGATTGCCGGGCGGCATTGGCTACATACGCCTGTCGACTTGGGCACCGATAGCTTGGGCCGAACCGCGATTGGCAAATGCGTTTGCGCTGCTCCGGGACTCTACCGGCCTTATCATAGATGTGCGTGGTAACCCCGGTGGCGATGGTGACACTGTAAATCTGGTGGAACGGACGTTCCTGCCGATTGGAGCGCCCTCGACATTGCGGGCTTTTGACCGGGCGGGAAAGCCTGCCAAATGGGAAGAAAGCAAGGAGCCCGAATGGCCCCGGTTCCCGCTGGATATGCCATTGATCGTTCTGATCAACCGTGAAAGCGCATCGGGTTCGGAGGCGCTGGCCTTTTCGCTACGTGAAGAAAGGCGGGCAACGATTATCGGTACTCGTTCTGCCGGGGCCGCTCACGTTTTGCGTGATGCCGTCTCATTGCCCGGTGGCTTCGCGCTCTACATTCCCCAGTACCGTTATGAGGGTCGTCTTAGTCATACCGACTGGGAGGGAGTTGGTGTGCAACCAGACATTGAAGCTGGGCCAAAGGACGCAAAAATGCTGGCTTGGGAATTTCTGCGAAAGAATCAGGACGGCGCGAAAAAATGA
- a CDS encoding AI-2E family transporter, translating into MSDAVITPDKRPEAPGPNELRDPFVRQELKRAAVWIGMAVAVALIALLSQPLLIIFGGVVFAAMLDGGTRLLGRVIKIGRGWRLLIVVLGVVAFLVWVVMLAGSELTAQAETLTNVVTTQVDKLMSWAKMNHLLENAGGAGEIGKQVMGSIGRVTSALGTAAGALTSGVMIVVIGIFLAVEPRLYERGVAWMFPVRSRDSFYETMSAMGFTLRRLMAGRLVGMSVEGVGVWLLLWAGGIPMAALLGVLTGLLAFLPNIGAIVSGVLITVVGFSGGWNAGVYAFCVYAVVQTVDGYLVVPTVAKKSVDLAPALVLGAQLLLGALFGLLGLMFADPIVAMVKVGLERGSKKAAENAGEIEVPSA; encoded by the coding sequence ATGAGCGACGCGGTAATCACACCCGACAAACGTCCAGAGGCTCCCGGTCCCAACGAATTGCGCGATCCGTTCGTGCGGCAGGAACTGAAGCGCGCGGCGGTCTGGATCGGGATGGCCGTGGCGGTCGCGCTGATCGCCCTGTTGTCGCAACCATTGCTCATCATATTCGGTGGGGTCGTGTTCGCGGCAATGCTCGATGGCGGCACGCGGTTGCTGGGACGGGTTATAAAGATCGGCCGCGGGTGGCGGTTGCTGATCGTGGTGCTTGGTGTCGTCGCATTCCTCGTCTGGGTGGTCATGCTGGCGGGCAGTGAACTGACGGCGCAGGCCGAAACGTTGACCAATGTCGTGACGACGCAGGTCGACAAGCTGATGAGCTGGGCAAAGATGAATCACCTGCTCGAAAACGCAGGCGGCGCGGGTGAAATTGGCAAACAGGTCATGGGGTCGATCGGACGCGTGACATCGGCGCTGGGGACGGCTGCGGGTGCGCTGACCAGCGGTGTTATGATCGTCGTGATCGGTATTTTCCTCGCGGTCGAACCACGCCTTTATGAACGTGGCGTCGCGTGGATGTTCCCGGTACGGAGCCGCGACAGTTTTTACGAAACAATGTCGGCAATGGGCTTCACGCTGCGGCGGTTGATGGCAGGTCGCCTCGTCGGCATGTCGGTTGAGGGCGTTGGTGTCTGGTTGTTGTTGTGGGCGGGCGGCATTCCGATGGCGGCGCTGCTCGGTGTGTTGACCGGATTGCTGGCGTTTCTGCCGAACATTGGCGCGATCGTTTCGGGCGTCCTGATTACCGTTGTGGGTTTCTCGGGTGGCTGGAACGCAGGCGTTTATGCATTCTGTGTCTATGCCGTGGTACAGACCGTTGACGGATATCTGGTCGTGCCTACGGTGGCGAAAAAGTCGGTCGATTTGGCACCGGCACTGGTCCTGGGCGCGCAGTTGCTGTTGGGCGCATTGTTCGGATTGCTCGGCCTGATGTTTGCCGACCCCATCGTCGCGATGGTTAAGGTCGGGTTGGAACGCGGGTCGAAAAAAGCTGCTGAAAATGCCGGAGAGATTGAAGTGCCGTCCGCATAA
- the lepB gene encoding signal peptidase I, translated as MTPDAVTDLTPAKETAPAKVGTDWLGELRGIFGLILAVLIFHSLIAKPFYIPSESMVPGLLVGDRLVVTKYPYGWSYVSATFHLLPFMKGRLLGSLPERGDVVIVTPPGSKEDYIKRVIGLPGDTLEVRGGTVILNGTPVKRVDMGERRIPVDANQPCSDLEYPGRKIRGGDGLEYCQLPIVRETLPNGRSYDTVDLGYNWRADDYAAIKIPANRVFLMGDNRDLSADSRFPLAEKGLGGPVPWENIGGRAEFITFSLDGSSKWWNPVSWLTALRGSRAGNSLHPQRTTG; from the coding sequence GTGACGCCCGACGCTGTGACAGATCTCACGCCTGCCAAAGAAACTGCTCCCGCAAAGGTTGGGACCGATTGGCTGGGCGAACTTCGCGGCATATTCGGGCTGATCCTCGCTGTGCTGATCTTTCACAGCCTTATCGCGAAGCCGTTTTATATCCCCAGTGAATCCATGGTGCCCGGATTACTCGTCGGTGATCGACTGGTTGTGACCAAATATCCGTACGGATGGTCCTATGTGTCGGCGACGTTTCACCTGTTGCCCTTCATGAAGGGGCGTTTGCTGGGTAGCCTCCCCGAACGCGGCGATGTCGTCATCGTGACGCCGCCGGGCAGCAAGGAAGACTATATCAAGCGCGTCATCGGTTTGCCCGGCGATACGCTGGAAGTGCGCGGCGGGACGGTGATCCTGAACGGAACGCCCGTGAAACGTGTCGATATGGGCGAGCGTCGCATTCCGGTCGATGCCAACCAGCCGTGCAGTGACCTGGAATATCCGGGACGAAAGATTCGCGGTGGCGATGGACTGGAATATTGTCAGTTGCCGATCGTTCGTGAAACCCTTCCCAACGGTCGCAGCTATGATACCGTCGATCTGGGTTATAACTGGCGGGCGGACGATTACGCCGCTATCAAAATTCCCGCCAATCGTGTGTTCCTGATGGGCGATAACCGGGATCTGTCGGCGGACAGTCGTTTCCCGCTGGCGGAAAAGGGCCTTGGTGGTCCGGTTCCGTGGGAAAACATCGGTGGTCGGGCCGAATTCATCACGTTCTCGCTCGATGGGTCCAGCAAGTGGTGGAACCCCGTTAGCTGGCTGACTGCGCTCAGGGGATCGCGCGCAGGAAATTCACTTCACCCGCAAAGGACAACTGGATGA
- the acpS gene encoding holo-ACP synthase: protein MIVGLGSDLCNIERIQASLDRFGERFEKRVFTEVERKKAERRPFTRAGTYAKRFAAKEAFSKAVGTGFKRGVFMKDIGVVNAPSGAPTLALAGGAKERLDALIPEGYKAHIHLTLTDDHPWAQAFVIIEALPV from the coding sequence ATGATCGTCGGGCTGGGTTCTGATCTGTGCAATATCGAACGGATACAGGCGTCACTCGATCGTTTTGGCGAGCGTTTTGAAAAGCGGGTGTTTACCGAGGTCGAGCGCAAGAAAGCCGAGCGCCGTCCGTTCACGCGCGCCGGAACCTACGCCAAGCGCTTTGCCGCAAAAGAGGCTTTTTCCAAGGCGGTCGGAACCGGGTTCAAGCGCGGTGTGTTCATGAAAGACATCGGCGTCGTCAATGCACCATCCGGTGCGCCGACGCTTGCACTAGCCGGCGGAGCGAAGGAGCGCCTCGACGCCCTGATTCCCGAAGGTTATAAAGCCCATATCCATCTGACGTTGACCGATGATCACCCTTGGGCGCAGGCCTTTGTCATCATCGAAGCGTTGCCCGTTTGA
- a CDS encoding pyridoxine 5'-phosphate synthase codes for MNQKPNTLRLGVNIDHVATIRNARGGDHPDPVKAARIAAEAGADGITAHLREDRRHIRDEDIARLMGEIDLPLNLEMAATDEMLAIALKHRPHAACIVPERREERTTEGGLDAAGQVDHLLPFIEKLLAANIRVSLFIEPDARQIEAAIRLHAPVVEFHTGRYAHLTEDLRGSELARIADAAALAVKNGIEPHAGHGLTFDNVAPVAAIPQLAELNIGHFLIGEAIFGGLAGSVAHMRALMDAAR; via the coding sequence ATGAATCAAAAGCCCAACACACTGAGGCTGGGCGTCAATATCGATCACGTCGCCACGATCCGCAACGCACGGGGCGGGGACCATCCCGACCCCGTGAAGGCAGCGCGAATCGCGGCGGAGGCTGGTGCCGATGGCATTACCGCCCATCTGCGCGAAGACCGGCGACATATTCGTGATGAGGATATCGCGCGCCTGATGGGTGAGATCGACCTGCCGCTGAATCTTGAAATGGCGGCGACCGATGAAATGCTGGCGATCGCGTTGAAACATCGCCCACATGCCGCCTGTATCGTGCCGGAACGGCGTGAGGAGCGGACTACAGAGGGCGGGCTGGATGCCGCCGGGCAAGTCGACCATCTGTTGCCGTTCATCGAAAAACTGCTGGCGGCAAATATCCGGGTCAGCTTGTTTATCGAACCCGACGCTCGACAGATCGAGGCGGCAATCCGTCTGCACGCGCCGGTCGTGGAGTTTCACACCGGTCGATACGCGCATCTGACGGAGGACCTGCGCGGGTCCGAACTGGCGCGCATTGCCGACGCAGCGGCGCTGGCGGTCAAGAACGGGATAGAGCCCCACGCAGGGCACGGACTGACGTTCGATAACGTCGCGCCGGTTGCCGCGATCCCGCAGTTGGCCGAGCTCAACATCGGCCATTTCCTGATCGGGGAGGCGATCTTCGGCGGCCTTGCGGGCAGCGTGGCTCATATGCGCGCATTGATGGATGCTGCTCGATGA
- the pyrE gene encoding orotate phosphoribosyltransferase, which translates to MTDEDVLDEFRAAEALLEGHFILSSGLRSSRYLQCARVLSDPKRAARLAEALVAKLPADLNIDIVVSPAMGGVIAGHEMGRALGVEALFLERPDGVFELRRGFRLIPGQRVLMMEDVVTTGLSSREAIAAIGRAGGIVVAGAALVDRSDGNADLGVPFYPLIRLSVPTYAADSLPPELSAIPAIKPGSRAA; encoded by the coding sequence TTGACCGACGAGGACGTGCTTGACGAATTTCGCGCTGCAGAGGCGCTTCTCGAAGGACATTTCATCCTGTCTTCGGGCTTGCGCAGTAGCCGCTATCTTCAGTGTGCACGCGTGTTGTCCGACCCGAAGCGAGCCGCACGTCTTGCCGAAGCGCTGGTGGCAAAGCTGCCCGCCGACCTGAACATCGATATCGTTGTGTCGCCAGCGATGGGCGGCGTTATCGCGGGGCATGAGATGGGCCGGGCACTTGGCGTCGAGGCATTGTTTCTTGAGCGGCCTGACGGAGTTTTCGAATTACGTCGGGGATTTCGGCTGATTCCCGGTCAGCGCGTTTTGATGATGGAAGATGTCGTGACGACCGGACTTTCGTCGCGTGAGGCGATTGCCGCGATCGGCCGGGCGGGCGGAATCGTTGTTGCCGGGGCCGCGCTGGTGGACCGATCCGACGGAAATGCCGATCTGGGTGTGCCGTTCTATCCGCTGATTCGATTGTCGGTGCCTACTTATGCGGCTGATTCGCTACCTCCTGAACTCAGCGCAATCCCGGCGATCAAGCCGGGCAGCCGGGCGGCATGA
- the coxB gene encoding cytochrome c oxidase subunit II, which produces MNAIKTIIFALGLALAPAAIAQSPAVAPSAVVAPAPAAAAPAKPVSKVADIARTAPDATIGQPVPRGYEIQQQVTPIGKRAVWMHNALLMPIITVICLFVLALLFWASYRYRRKGNPIPSKVSHNTLIEVIWTTVPVLILLIIVFPSISLLAAQYKPVGKDALTIKAIGNQWYWTYEYPDNGGFEVVSNMLPDAQAKANGEPRLLAVDNRVVVPVGTPIRLLVTSNDVIHAWYVPAFWTQMDAVPGRVNEASFTVERPGVYYGQCNNICGARHGFMPITVQAVSPADFAQWISAHGGTPKGAKPGAPAVVAPNTAANTAAAPTTPAPAAAPVTKG; this is translated from the coding sequence ATGAATGCCATCAAGACAATAATTTTCGCCCTTGGCCTTGCACTGGCCCCCGCTGCGATCGCCCAATCTCCGGCAGTGGCGCCTTCGGCCGTCGTTGCTCCTGCACCGGCGGCGGCCGCGCCCGCAAAACCGGTTTCCAAGGTTGCCGACATTGCGCGCACCGCGCCCGATGCGACAATCGGCCAGCCCGTTCCCCGCGGTTATGAAATCCAGCAGCAGGTGACCCCGATCGGCAAACGCGCCGTCTGGATGCACAATGCCTTGCTGATGCCGATCATCACCGTGATCTGCCTATTCGTCCTCGCGCTGCTCTTCTGGGCATCGTATCGTTATCGCCGCAAAGGCAATCCGATCCCGTCGAAGGTGTCGCACAACACCCTGATCGAGGTGATCTGGACGACCGTCCCGGTGCTGATCCTGCTGATCATCGTTTTCCCGTCGATCAGCCTGCTCGCTGCTCAGTACAAGCCCGTCGGCAAAGACGCGTTGACGATCAAGGCGATCGGCAACCAGTGGTACTGGACCTACGAATATCCCGATAACGGCGGATTCGAGGTGGTTTCGAACATGCTTCCTGACGCTCAGGCGAAGGCGAATGGCGAACCACGGCTTCTTGCTGTCGATAATCGCGTTGTCGTGCCTGTCGGCACGCCGATCCGCTTGCTGGTTACATCGAACGACGTAATTCACGCTTGGTACGTCCCCGCATTCTGGACTCAGATGGACGCCGTCCCCGGTCGCGTGAACGAAGCTTCGTTCACGGTCGAACGCCCCGGCGTCTATTATGGCCAGTGCAACAACATCTGCGGCGCGCGCCATGGCTTCATGCCAATCACGGTTCAGGCCGTCAGCCCTGCGGACTTCGCGCAGTGGATTTCAGCACATGGGGGCACACCAAAGGGTGCAAAACCCGGTGCCCCGGCCGTAGTGGCCCCAAACACTGCCGCTAATACGGCGGCTGCACCGACAACTCCGGCGCCAGCCGCCGCTCCCGTTACCAAGGGCTAA
- the ctaD gene encoding cytochrome c oxidase subunit I, whose amino-acid sequence MTDIALSPTGASAFQAHADDHHHDADHKPAFFARWFMSTNHKDIGTLYLIFAIFAGIIGGTISGMMRLELAHPGIQYLTTWVGTGKSLDEAYHLWNVLITAHGLIMIFFMVMPAMIGGFGNWFVPIMIGAPDMAFPRMNNVSFWLLVPSFMLLLGSTFVSGGTGMGAGVGWILYPPLSTTGSAGPAMDMAILSMHLAGASSILGAINFITTIFNMRAPGMTLHKMPLFVWSILVTAFLLLLALPVLAAAITMLLTDRNFGTTFFDPAGGGDPLLYQHLFWFFGHPEVYIMILPGFGMVSQIISTFSKKPIFGYLGMVYAMVAIGAVGFIVWAHHMFTSGLSGNVKLYFTAATMVIAVPTGIKIFSWIATMWGGSISFKVPMMWSLGFIFMFTVGGVTGVVLANAGIDTYMHNTYYVVAHFHYVLSLGAVFSLFAGFYYWFPKMSGRMLNEALGHIHFWGFFIGVNVLFFPMHFLGLDGMQRRIPDYTDALSYWNYVASIGYAIMAVSMGVFFINLFWSMFAGKKAGDSPWGDGATTLEWTLSSPPPYHQFETLPRIG is encoded by the coding sequence ATGACCGATATCGCTCTCAGCCCAACCGGCGCCAGCGCTTTTCAGGCGCACGCAGATGATCATCATCACGATGCCGATCACAAACCTGCGTTCTTTGCGCGCTGGTTCATGTCAACCAATCATAAAGACATCGGAACGCTGTACCTGATCTTCGCGATTTTCGCAGGGATCATCGGCGGCACGATTTCGGGTATGATGCGCCTCGAACTTGCGCACCCCGGCATTCAGTATCTGACCACCTGGGTAGGCACGGGCAAAAGTCTCGACGAAGCCTATCACCTCTGGAACGTGCTGATCACCGCGCATGGACTGATCATGATCTTTTTCATGGTCATGCCGGCCATGATTGGCGGCTTCGGTAACTGGTTCGTGCCGATCATGATCGGTGCGCCCGATATGGCGTTCCCGCGCATGAACAACGTGTCGTTCTGGTTGCTGGTGCCTTCGTTCATGCTGTTACTTGGATCGACATTCGTATCCGGCGGCACGGGCATGGGTGCTGGCGTGGGCTGGATCCTGTATCCGCCACTCTCGACAACAGGTTCGGCCGGTCCCGCCATGGATATGGCGATCCTGTCTATGCATCTTGCCGGTGCGTCGTCGATCCTGGGTGCCATCAACTTCATCACTACAATCTTTAACATGCGTGCGCCGGGCATGACCCTGCACAAGATGCCGCTGTTCGTCTGGTCGATCCTCGTCACCGCATTTCTGCTGTTGCTCGCACTTCCCGTGCTGGCTGCTGCAATCACGATGCTGCTGACCGACCGTAACTTTGGCACGACCTTCTTCGACCCTGCCGGCGGTGGTGATCCACTGCTGTATCAGCATCTCTTCTGGTTCTTCGGTCACCCTGAAGTTTACATCATGATCCTGCCGGGCTTCGGCATGGTCAGCCAGATCATCTCGACCTTCTCGAAAAAGCCGATCTTCGGTTATCTCGGCATGGTCTATGCCATGGTTGCCATTGGTGCTGTCGGGTTTATCGTCTGGGCGCACCACATGTTCACCAGCGGCCTTTCGGGCAACGTGAAGCTTTACTTCACCGCAGCGACGATGGTGATCGCGGTTCCAACCGGCATCAAGATCTTCAGCTGGATCGCAACGATGTGGGGCGGTTCGATCAGCTTCAAGGTTCCGATGATGTGGTCGCTCGGCTTCATCTTCATGTTCACCGTCGGTGGCGTGACCGGCGTCGTTCTCGCCAACGCGGGTATCGATACTTACATGCACAACACCTATTATGTGGTCGCGCATTTCCACTATGTGCTGTCGCTGGGTGCTGTGTTCTCGCTCTTCGCGGGGTTCTACTACTGGTTCCCGAAGATGAGCGGACGGATGCTCAACGAGGCTCTCGGCCATATCCACTTCTGGGGTTTCTTTATCGGCGTGAACGTCCTGTTCTTCCCGATGCATTTCCTGGGGCTGGACGGTATGCAGCGTCGTATTCCGGATTATACCGACGCGCTGTCATACTGGAATTACGTCGCTTCGATCGGTTACGCGATCATGGCAGTGTCGATGGGCGTATTCTTCATCAACCTGTTCTGGTCGATGTTTGCCGGTAAGAAAGCTGGCGACAGTCCCTGGGGCGACGGCGCGACGACGCTCGAATGGACGTTGTCGAGCCCACCACCCTATCACCAGTTCGAAACGCTGCCCCGCATCGGGTGA
- a CDS encoding heme o synthase: MTKTATTVKSPALPAEWRDFLALTKPRVMVLVVYTGIIGMLMAPVALPLALGFTAILCIALAAGASGALNQWYEADIDALMKRTMKRPLPDGRMDAQSALHFGVGLSGFAVLTMGFALNWLAAGILLGSILFYVVIYTVWLKRRTPQNIVIGGAAGAFPPLIGWAAATGQVSALPVLMFALVFFWTPPHFWSLALFMEADYGAAGVPMMPNVAGERSTRRQILFYTLPMAVCAIAPWALGMTGLVYGIAAIVLTAIFAALAFRVSKRTSDAAMKAERQLFKYSILYLFALFGVLLVDKFI, translated from the coding sequence TTGACCAAGACAGCGACCACAGTTAAATCCCCGGCACTCCCGGCCGAATGGCGCGACTTCCTCGCGCTGACCAAGCCGCGCGTGATGGTGCTGGTCGTCTATACCGGCATCATCGGGATGCTGATGGCACCAGTCGCTTTGCCGCTGGCGCTCGGCTTCACTGCCATACTTTGCATCGCGCTCGCCGCTGGTGCCTCGGGCGCACTCAACCAATGGTATGAGGCCGACATCGATGCGCTGATGAAACGCACGATGAAGCGCCCGCTCCCCGATGGCCGCATGGATGCTCAATCCGCTCTGCACTTCGGTGTTGGGCTTTCGGGCTTTGCCGTGCTCACCATGGGTTTCGCGCTGAACTGGCTGGCTGCTGGCATATTGCTCGGCTCGATCCTGTTCTACGTCGTTATCTATACCGTCTGGCTGAAACGCCGGACCCCGCAGAATATCGTCATCGGCGGGGCCGCAGGAGCTTTTCCGCCACTGATCGGATGGGCTGCGGCAACCGGACAAGTCTCTGCGCTGCCTGTCCTGATGTTCGCCCTGGTATTCTTCTGGACACCGCCGCATTTCTGGTCGCTGGCACTGTTCATGGAGGCCGACTATGGCGCAGCCGGTGTCCCGATGATGCCCAACGTCGCTGGCGAGCGTTCCACACGACGCCAGATCCTGTTTTACACGCTGCCGATGGCGGTTTGCGCGATTGCTCCCTGGGCGCTCGGCATGACCGGTCTGGTTTATGGCATCGCGGCAATCGTACTAACGGCGATATTCGCCGCGCTCGCCTTTCGCGTATCGAAACGTACTAGCGACGCCGCGATGAAGGCTGAACGTCAACTTTTCAAATATTCAATTTTGTATCTTTTCGCGCTGTTCGGCGTGCTTTTGGTGGACAAGTTTATATGA
- a CDS encoding cytochrome c oxidase assembly protein yields the protein MSGIALDPRRRTALFAALAGLAMLGLGYAAVPLYRLFCVATGLNGTTQRSVDGETPGAVDGKTIQIRFDANHSPNLPWAFKPEIALQTVTIGARNMAFFTATNNSSHSITGTATYNVTPVSAGLYFTKIQCFCFTQQTLKPGETVRMPVIFYVDPKILKDPDANDISEITLSYTFYPVDETKKAS from the coding sequence ATGAGTGGCATTGCGCTCGATCCCCGGCGACGCACGGCGCTGTTTGCGGCGCTGGCAGGGCTGGCGATGCTCGGTCTCGGTTATGCAGCCGTGCCCCTTTATCGGCTGTTCTGCGTCGCAACCGGCCTGAACGGCACGACACAACGCTCCGTCGATGGTGAAACACCGGGTGCCGTCGATGGCAAAACCATCCAGATCCGGTTCGATGCCAATCATTCGCCAAATCTGCCCTGGGCGTTCAAGCCAGAGATTGCGTTGCAGACCGTCACAATCGGTGCGCGCAACATGGCGTTCTTTACGGCCACCAACAATTCAAGCCATTCGATTACCGGCACAGCGACTTATAACGTGACGCCGGTCTCCGCGGGCCTGTATTTTACTAAGATACAGTGTTTCTGTTTCACCCAGCAAACGTTGAAACCGGGCGAGACGGTGCGGATGCCCGTGATCTTTTACGTCGATCCGAAAATCCTGAAGGACCCGGATGCGAACGATATCTCCGAAATTACGTTAAGCTATACATTCTACCCGGTGGACGAGACGAAGAAGGCGAGTTAA
- a CDS encoding DUF983 domain-containing protein, which translates to MKVAPKCTGCQLDFTTFNVGDGATVFGTLIVGGIAVIGGVTMQILYDPPLWLQLVIWLPVATIGVIAFLRIANAALLASEYRNAAREGRLQP; encoded by the coding sequence TTGAAGGTTGCGCCGAAATGCACCGGATGCCAGCTCGACTTCACCACCTTCAATGTCGGTGACGGTGCCACGGTCTTCGGAACACTCATCGTTGGCGGGATTGCCGTCATCGGGGGCGTGACGATGCAGATCCTCTATGATCCGCCACTCTGGCTCCAACTCGTTATCTGGCTGCCCGTGGCGACGATTGGCGTGATCGCATTCCTTCGGATTGCGAATGCCGCGCTGCTAGCTTCGGAATACCGTAATGCCGCGCGAGAAGGGCGATTGCAGCCATGA